The DNA window TTCTACCTTCTTTATCTTTTCTTCTGCTGTAGAATAGTTGTCACCCTCGGCCATGAGCCTGTATTTCGGGGCGCCTATGTATTTCACGCTCACATCCATACCTTTCACCAGCCCCATTATGCCCTTGAGCTCTGTCGCCCCCGAAAGCGTGTTGAACGTGTATATCGTAGCTATATATGACACAAGGTACTTTTTTTGCTTTTTGTTTGATTCGAGCACTTTCAGTACCGATTCCTTGAGCTTTTTTGGCAGTTTTGACTGGTTGAACTCCTTTGTGTTGTCTGTCGCGTTCTGGACCAGATTGGTATAAGTCCCGAATTCTGAAATGGCTGTTTTTATCAGTTCGTCCTTGTTTTGGACCTCCTTTGCCACCTTTATTGCTTGCATGAAAAGCGTCGACAATCTGCGCTCAAGATTATACGACCTTATCTTTTCCTTTGAATGTCCGGGTGAGACCCTTTTCAGGGATATGTCTATGGTGCCTTTTTCCCTGTCGTAAAATGTAACGGTGCATACTAGCTTCTGGCCTTCGTGTATGTGCTCCCTTATATTCTTGATCCATCCGGATGATATCTCCCTTATTGGCAGGAATACCTCTAGGTCGTTGTACTCCGGAAGCCTGCAATAAGCCCCGAACTTGCTTATCTTAGTTACGTTGGCTATTACAAGCTCCCCAACCTTAGGGATATTTTGATGATCCAGAGAATCACGGCTGCTATTGCAGCTTTATTTCTATTTTCTTCTTCGTCCTCGAACCGAATGTCCTGTCTACCTTGTATTTGCACACCTTGCACTCGAGAAGCACCTTCTGCCGCTTCCCTAGCTTTTTGGGATGTATCTTTGGCTCTACACTTCCAACATAACCCCTTATGGCCCTGTTGTGCCTCCTTGTGGCCTTGCTTAAGGTGCGCTGCGGCCCTTTAGATGGCATTCTTATGGTATGAAGAGTATGCTTGTTGCATTTGGGGCAGTATGTGTTTATTGTTTTGGTTATCTTCGTATAATCCACCTAGATTTTCTCACATATTGTATTTTCTATTAAATATTTTATATCCTGCTCGTTTTCGGTGTTTACGATCTGGTCCTTTGCGAGGGGGCCTATCTTGTTTCCTGATGGTAATATTATTTCCGGTATGTCCTTGATTGATTTGAGTTCGGATACGATGTGCTTCTCTTGTATCGTAAAATCAAGCCTTTCCGATTTTACTGTTTGCAGCAGCCTGTTATAGAATTCTGTTTCGTTACTACTTATAGGTTGCGGTAATTGTTTGTTATAGGCAACATAAATAAGTATTTTTTGTTTGCGCTTCTCGAAGAAGTCATTCAGAAGTTTAATTGAAATTTCCTTCGTGTAGGTGCTGCCGGAATCATAGTTTATGTCATTTATGAATTTTATGGAATCTTCGTAGAATGTTTTCGGCACCAATAACAACTGGTTGGTCTGTTTTTCTTTCTGGAATGCCTGCCAAAGATAATCATATGTTACGTTGTCACTCATCATAGCACCTACACACCACAATTCCACTATTCGTGGTGTTTTATATATTATATGATATTTATTAAAAGAACATTAAAATTTTATTATACCCAAAACCGGAAAGAAATATTACCGGAAGTGTAAGGTCATAATAGCGAGGAATGGATTTGAACCATTGATCTCCGGGTTATGAGCCCGGCGGGCACTCCAGACTACCCTACCTCGCTAACATATAATATAAGAAACAACCCTTATTTAGGTTTTCCTATACAACAATTAACAAATAACACAAAACATCAAAAAACCAAAGTGAGTTTATGATAAAAACAGCCATAATCATAGCAGGCGGGGAAAGCACCAGGCTAAAGCCGCTAACCGACGAAAAGCCGAAGACAATGATACCTGTCAACGGCAAACCCATACTCTATTGGATAATAAAATGGCTGAAGCACCACAAGATAAGACATATCGTCCTCGGCGTCGGGTACAAAAAGGAAAAAATATACGAATTCATGGAAGAAAACCGCAACTTCAAAATGGAAGTTGATTTCAGCGAAGACAAAATAAGCGGTGGTGGAACAGCACATGCCTTCAGATGCGCAATCGGGGATTATATACATGAGGGCAATTTCATAGGCATGAACTCAGACGAGCTCACCAACATGAACCTTTCAAGGCTCATCAAGAAGCATGAGAGGTACAAGCCACTGGTTACAATGGCGCTTTCTCCATTCTACTGCAGATTCAGTGTAGTTAAGCTGCAGAAGGGGCTGAAGATAACTGATTTTGAATATGGTGAAAAATTATGGTCCGTGCCTGTTAGTATGGGCGTTTACGCCTTGAATAGGGGGATACTCGAATCGCTTCCCGAAAAAGGGTCGATAGAGGACAGCCTTTTCACACATCTTGCAACGAATAAGGGCAAAATAATAGGGGACATGTTAAACCGCAACGAAACCTGGGTCAGCGTCAACACACAGAAAGACATAAAAGAAGCTGATGCGTTCATAAAGTCGCTTTACCTGGAAAAGGCAACAAAAACACGCAAAAAATAAGATACCATTATAAATTTGTAAGTACTAATGATGAAAATACTATTTGTTCAGGGTTGACGCAAATGAGCATGTATAAGCAGTTAAAGCAAACAATGGAATCCGAATATAAGAACAGGTCAGACGAATACAAGACGCGCATAATAAAATGGAATGCAGAGTCTTCGATAACGCGCGTGGATAAGCCGACCAACATCGCTAGAGCAAGGGAGCTAGGTTACAAGGCAAAGGAGGGTGTCATAATAGTGAGGGTGAAGCTTAAGGGCGGATCTAAAAAGAGAAAGCACGCGGCAGGTGGAAGAAAGCCATCAAAAAGCGGAAGGTATTTCACCAAATCCAAGTCGCTCCAGGCAATAGCAGAGGAGCGCGCGGCAAGGAAGTTCACTAATTTTGAGCCACTCAATTCATATTTCGTAGGGGCCGCAGGCTCAAGGAGGTTCTACGAGGTTATACTGCTCAACAAAGGCGACAGAACAATAATTTCCGACCCGCAATACAGGAACGTTGCAAGGCAAAACGGGAGGGCATACAGGGGCCTGACATCCTCAGGGAAGAGGCACAGGGGGATAATAAGGAAGCGTTTCGGATCGCACAAGTTGAGGCCTAGCCAGAACAGGTTCAAGATTTGATGCTCAAAATCCCAAATATAACTTGCAAAACTGGTAAAAAGAATAACATATATATACCTTGAATGCGTAATATTATCTATTCGTTTTGAAGCACTAAAATGCCCAGGTGTCGTCAACATGAAATCCAACAAACCCAAAAACCCTAAAAATAAAACTAAAAAAAATATTTCAAAATCTACTAGCAAAAAGTCAAGGCCTTCCAGAGAATCAAAGCGCAAGAGCTTGATAAAAACCCATGCTAGCAAGAAAGAAAAGCAACCAAACAAAAAGTCCAGTCTGGCCAAGCAGCAGCCAAAATCAAAAGACGCCAAGTTTTCAGGCAAGTCACCATTGCAAAAGAAAGTCAACAATAATGATGTTTCTGGCAGGAAGAGGGCAAACGTAAGCATACCCAAGCCTGACGAGGTAAAGGTGGCTCTTGACACGCTACTGTCCAATGAGCATGCGATAGAGTACTTGAGGAAAAACGTAAGCAAGATGGCGGTTGACGTAATAGGAATGCTTGTTACCCCTAAGACTGACGAGTATCTTGCCGAAGAGCTGGGGACCAAGATTAATGCCATAAGGCGCATTCTCAACATAATGCAGGGCTATGGAATAACCAACTACTACATATCGAAGAACACTAAGGGTTGGCTCTCCTTCGCGTGGTACATAAACACAAGCAAGCTTCCCCCATTTCTGGAGTATGTCGAGGGCATGGAAAGGGAAAAGTCCATAGTCAACGACACGTGCAACGACTACTTTGTATGTGAGGAATGCTACAAAAGCGACAGGTTCGTATTCACATTTGATTCCGCCTTCGAGAACAGCTTCAAGTGCAACAACTGCGGAAACAACCTGAACAGGATGGACAGGATCGAGGCAGAACTCCTTGTAAACAACAGCAGGAAAAACCAGATGCAACCCACAAACGTTCGCCCAGCCTGATAAAATGCCAAGAGAAGCAGTCAATCCTCTCAAACTTGATCTTGTCATACGTAAAACCGACGAAGTCAACTACTCAAAAATACTTGGGGATAACAAAAGGCACAGGAGAAGCGCGATAAGCATACGCGAGAATGGGAAAATGCTCATCATAGAAATAAAAGCCAGCGACCTCACCGCGTTAAGGGCCTCGGCCAACTCCATACTCAGGAACCTCCAGGTAATAAACGCGACAAGGCTGGGATATCCAAGAAAAGGGAAAGTGGTAAGTGCAAATGGCAACAGGAAACACCCGTAAAATCAAATTGATCGTTGCGGATCTCGATGGCACGATATCAATAAGCAAGCAGCACATAGACAAGGAAATGTCAAATCTGCTCGGCGAACTGCTCAAATACAAGGACTTTGCACTGATATCTGGCGGATCATACAACCAGTTCCGCAACCAGTTTCTTGACGGGCTGAAAATAGGGGAAGATGCAAGCAGGCTTTCCAGGCTCTACCTTTTCCCAACGTGCGCAACATCCATGTACGTAACAAGAAATGGCTCGTGGAAAAAATTATACGGGGAAAAATTACCTACTAATGTAAAGAAAGAAATATACTCTGCATTGGACAAAGCGCTTGCCGAATGCAATTTCAAAAAACCAGGAACGATTTACGGCGAGCTTGTGGAAGACAGGGAAACGCAGGTCACATTCTCTGCTTTGGGTCAGCTCGCTCCTATAGAGCTTAAGCAAGAATGGGATCCGCAAAGGCTGAAGCGCAAGCGGATACTGAAGCATCTCGCCAAGCACCTGCCGAAAGGATACGTGGCGAAAATCGGCGGCACCACATCCATAGACGTAACTAAGAAGGGCATTGACAAGGCATACGGGATACGTAAGATAATGGAGAAGCTAGGCTATGGGAGAAGCGAAATACTGTTCATAGGCGACATGCTTCAAAAAGGGGGAAACGACTACCCTGTTAAGGCAACAAGGGTAAGATGCATGGAAGTAAAGAATCCTGAAGAAACAAAAACAATAATCAGGGCAATCATATCAGAGTCTGCCGGCCAGAAATAACCTCAATTGCCGTCAATTAGATCTACTGAATGTTTCACTACTACTTTGTTTTCTTTATCGTAATAAAAATCAGCGTCGAACCTGTCGCCCTTCAGCATGTATTCAATCCAGTATATGTCATCATCCCACATGTCATTTAACGGAAGGCTCCCAACATCGAACCACTTCAATTCCCCCTCATCTGTCTGCTTCAATTCGCCACTGAAGCTTTTCGTGGAAAACAGGTGAACGGAAAAGCTCAGCTCTTCTTTGCCATCCATGTGAAAATTCAGTTTCCCGTGCTTGAACAAGCCGTCAACAACCAAACCTGTTTCTTCGAATACCTCACGCGTTGCGCAATGCTCGACTGTTTCCCCATCGTCTATCTTGCCGCCGAGGCCATTCCACTTGTCCTTGCTTACTCCTCTCGTTGCTTTTTTCAGGAGAAGCATCTTTCCATTAAAAATATGACAGAGTGTAAAATCCCCCACAGAATTACCAAAGGTAAAGATATTATATTAAAAAAAAACTAATAATTGTTACGGTGAACTGGTGCACAATTACAAAAGCATAGTGATCTCTGGACTGCCGGCATCCGGCAAATCCACTTTAGTGAGGGCGCTAGCAAAGG is part of the Candidatus Micrarchaeota archaeon genome and encodes:
- a CDS encoding S1 RNA-binding domain-containing protein, giving the protein MDHQNIPKVGELVIANVTKISKFGAYCRLPEYNDLEVFLPIREISSGWIKNIREHIHEGQKLVCTVTFYDREKGTIDISLKRVSPGHSKEKIRSYNLERRLSTLFMQAIKVAKEVQNKDELIKTAISEFGTYTNLVQNATDNTKEFNQSKLPKKLKESVLKVLESNKKQKKYLVSYIATIYTFNTLSGATELKGIMGLVKGMDVSVKYIGAPKYRLMAEGDNYSTAEEKIKKVEELIKSKLLNGVFEMEKEKLKKANEDILSTISA
- a CDS encoding nucleotidyltransferase family protein → MIKTAIIIAGGESTRLKPLTDEKPKTMIPVNGKPILYWIIKWLKHHKIRHIVLGVGYKKEKIYEFMEENRNFKMEVDFSEDKISGGGTAHAFRCAIGDYIHEGNFIGMNSDELTNMNLSRLIKKHERYKPLVTMALSPFYCRFSVVKLQKGLKITDFEYGEKLWSVPVSMGVYALNRGILESLPEKGSIEDSLFTHLATNKGKIIGDMLNRNETWVSVNTQKDIKEADAFIKSLYLEKATKTRKK
- a CDS encoding 50S ribosomal protein L15e encodes the protein MESEYKNRSDEYKTRIIKWNAESSITRVDKPTNIARARELGYKAKEGVIIVRVKLKGGSKKRKHAAGGRKPSKSGRYFTKSKSLQAIAEERAARKFTNFEPLNSYFVGAAGSRRFYEVILLNKGDRTIISDPQYRNVARQNGRAYRGLTSSGKRHRGIIRKRFGSHKLRPSQNRFKI
- a CDS encoding CTAG/PCC1 family protein, whose product is MPREAVNPLKLDLVIRKTDEVNYSKILGDNKRHRRSAISIRENGKMLIIEIKASDLTALRASANSILRNLQVINATRLGYPRKGKVVSANGNRKHP
- a CDS encoding HAD-IIB family hydrolase — translated: MATGNTRKIKLIVADLDGTISISKQHIDKEMSNLLGELLKYKDFALISGGSYNQFRNQFLDGLKIGEDASRLSRLYLFPTCATSMYVTRNGSWKKLYGEKLPTNVKKEIYSALDKALAECNFKKPGTIYGELVEDRETQVTFSALGQLAPIELKQEWDPQRLKRKRILKHLAKHLPKGYVAKIGGTTSIDVTKKGIDKAYGIRKIMEKLGYGRSEILFIGDMLQKGGNDYPVKATRVRCMEVKNPEETKTIIRAIISESAGQK
- a CDS encoding 8-oxo-dGTP diphosphatase, which produces MGDFTLCHIFNGKMLLLKKATRGVSKDKWNGLGGKIDDGETVEHCATREVFEETGLVVDGLFKHGKLNFHMDGKEELSFSVHLFSTKSFSGELKQTDEGELKWFDVGSLPLNDMWDDDIYWIEYMLKGDRFDADFYYDKENKVVVKHSVDLIDGN